Within the Myxosarcina sp. GI1 genome, the region CTGCTGCAAGCATTATTGGGTAAAAGACTCCACAAACCATGAGTTTGGCTCGCTTACCTGACATTTGCTCTTACTTTATTAGTAAATTAGTAAAACCGATTTGATTTGACGCTCGACTCTATTCCCTTCCGAGTCTACTTTGCCATAAAAGGTTTGCCCGTCATAATACAGAGCCGATGAACTACCGCCATCGAGATTCATGGCTTTAGTTACTCCTAAAGTAGACATAAAATCGGCTAGGTCTGGTAGAGACATTCCTGAGTTACTGGGTAGCTGCGACTGCTGTGCCACCATTACTAAAATAAGATCGCCTTCAGGAGTAATTCCTACTGCACTTCTAGCATTAAGACTATTACTACCGATCGCATCGCGAATTATTTCTTTATCCTGGTAAGCAATAAAGCCTTCAGCTACAGAAGTATCTTGGGGTAACAAACCAGGACCACCTCCCAAGGCAGCCTTAAGAGTGCAATTATCGGGAACGGGAACCGAATGTAAGACTATATCGTAATTTACCTCTTCCTGACAGAGATACTGACGCAACTCAACTCTATTTAAGATTTTGCCCAAATATGGTTGCAAATCGGGGTTATCAATTAGTCTTTCATTGGTACGAGGATCGGAGACTAATTTTCCATCCCGAACGATATAAGAAGTGGTTTTGTAATTTACGGGATCGAAATAACCGCCATTGATAGCTGCGATCGCATTATATTTTTCGGCAAATTCTTTAATACCCTGCAATTCACCTACTACCGAAGGTACTAACCGATAATTACTGTCATGAGGAATAGTAACGGCATGAATTGTTTGTTGCGATCGCTCGTAAACATCGTAATGAATAGCTGTTGACGTCGGAAGTTTTGACTGAGATAAACTATCAATGCTAAAAGACAAGAAAATTCCTAGAGCGATCGCCAAGATAAATAGCTGCTTACGATAATTCATATTGCTTAAAATTTTTCTCTGCTCCTCTGCTTAATCTCAGCCATCCTCTTATGATGCAATGCCGTCTATTTTTGTTGCCGAGGATAATAAATCGAGCCTACACCCATTTTGTTTTGGCGAGCGTAGATTTGCTTGGCAGAGATTAAGTTTTTTAAACAAACTTGAATCATCGATATGGGACGTTGAACGCGATCGCTAATTTGTTTTATAGTAATACCAGTGCTATGTGCCTGAATAATCTCCAAAATTTGTTCGGTAGTATTTGGTCCTGGGGTGGGACTGATAATTTTAATCGCTATCACTAAAAACAGTTCCTCAATCGCAGCAATAAATTAGTCGCAGCAGCTTAATTCGCACGGCAAAACAAGCAGCGCGAATTAAGCTAACTAGCAAAAGCTATAGGTTGTCTATGCTGTTATACTCGCGATTTTGAAAAGTGGCAACCAATTGTGGCAAGTTAGGGAACTATGCTTCTTGCTCCGTCAGTCGCGCTCTGCGACTCGCCATCGCTTTGCGATGCAGGCGAACACAGGGGCTGGTGCCGCTTGCGCGTTCGCGCTGTGTTCGCGTCTGAAGAAACCTCACACAGAGAGGTTCGCTATTTGTCAATCGGTGTCTTACGTAGTCTGACTTGCCGAGCTTCCGTCATAAATGCCTGTTGCTTGTTCCCTGTTTCATAACTCGATTGAAATAGATCTTATTCAATCGAGAATTACTATAAAATCTACATATTTTATTAATACCCAATTGGGTTAATACGTTAGTATCATAAAGAAGTTGGGCTGGCGTAATCTGTCAGCTAACGGCACTTGTGCTTACTGTATTCTACGATTACAGAGCCGTGGTATCGTTTTGTGGCATAATCTCAAAGCGTCAGCCAAACTTTTCTAAGCAGCCAAACGAAATCAGAACAATTAGACCTAAGATAGAAGTGAAATTGGCGCACCAAATAAGGGCAGCTATTTCTAAGGTTATTTAAAAATTTAATAATAGAGGCATTTATGGCAACCAGCGTAAACATTTCTAGCAATCCCGATAAAGAAAAAGCTTTAAATTTAGTCTTAAAACAAATCGAGCGCAATTTTGGTAAAGGCGCGATTATGCGCTTGGGTGATGCCGCTCAGATGAGAGTAGAAACTATACCCAGCGGCGCATTAACGTTAGATGTTGCCCTGGGTGGTGGTTTACCCAGAGGCAGAGTAATTGAAATTTACGGTCCAGAAAGTTCTGGTAAAACCACTCTGGCTCTACATGCCATTGCCGAAACTCAAAAACAAGGTGGCGTAGCCGCTTTTGTCGATGCCGAACATGCTCTCGATCCTACTTACTCAGCTGCTTTAGGAGTCGATATTGAAAACTTGCTGGTAGCACAACCAGACAATGGAGAGTCAGCATTAGAAATAGTCGATCAGCTTGTGCGATCGGCAGCAGTAGATTTAGTCGTAGTAGACTCGGTAGCAGCTCTAACACCTCGCGCTGAAATTGAAGGGGAAATGGGCGATACTCAAGTTGGTTTGCAGGCGCGGTTAATGAGTAAAGCACTGCGAAAAATTGCGGGTAATATTGGTAAATCTGGCTCGACGGTAATTTTTCTCAACCAGCTAAGACAAAAAATTGGCATCAGTTATGGCAACCCCGAAGTAACAACTGGTGGTACGGCACTCAAATTTTATGCTTCTGTACGCCTGGATATTCGACGCATTCAAACTTTGAAAAAAGGGAGCGAAGGCGAATATGGTATTCGAGCCAAAGTTAAAGTAGCAAAAAATAAAGTCGCTCCTCCGTTTCGGATTGCTGAATTCGATATTATTTTCGGACAGGGAATCTCTCGTCTGGGATGTTTGTTAGACTTGGCTGAAGATGCAGATGTCGTCGTGCGTAAGGGTGCTTGGTATAGCTATGACGGTGAAAATATCGGTCAGGGTAGAGACAATACGGTCAAGTATTTAATAGAAAATGAAGAACTTGCTAATACTATCGAACAACAGGTTAAAGAAAAATTAGCTATGGGAGTAGCGGTTTCTGCTAACTCAGTAGCTGAAATCAATCGCGATTCGGAAGAAGAATAGACCTAAAGGTGCGATTAGGGGCTGGTGAGCGTTAGCTTTACACTGTTTATTCTGCTAGCTAGCATAGAAGCGAATAATAACTACTTGCTACAAGAGATAAAACTAGTTCGGCTATATGAATTATTATTCGGCTAATAACTATAAAGCGATCGCTGCCCCTATTTCTGTAGCAATGGCGATTCTCTATCAAAATGGCAAATTTTTAATGCAGTTGAGAGATAATATTCCCAATATTTATTATCCAGGAGTGTGGGGACTTTTTGGCGGACACCTGGAGCCAGAAGAAGCTCCAAATGTGGGGCTTAAAAGAGAGTTGCTAGAAGAAATTAATTATTCTGCCGAGCGACTGAAAGAGTTTCGCTGCTACCAAGACAGTAAGATAGTTCGCCATATTTTTCACGCACCACTGTCAGTAGATTTAAGCAGTTTGGAATTAAATGAGGGATGGGATTTAGATCTAGTCAGTATAGAAGATATTCGACGCGGACGTTGTTATTCTAAACGAGCGCGACAAGAAAAAGCATTAGGTTCTATCCACCAGAAAATTCTGCTCGATTTTCTGTTTGAGTTTAAAAAAGACACATCGATCTTTTTTAGTTAAGAATCGCGGGCAAAATGCCAATCACAATACATAATAAAAAATAGAAGGTTAGTATATTTGAGAAAAAGTCTCGCGCCGCTTTGTTCTTAATCAAAAAATTGTAGTTTGAGTAGAATTAGTGGTATTCGACTGAAACTTGACTCTAAAAATCGCCTTTAATATTTTATTTATAGTTGTATTGCTCGGTTTACCCATGAATCATTTTGCCAACCGTTTCAATCTGAGTAAAAAGTTGAGATTTAGAAACTGTAAAGCTTCGTCATTAAGATTACTGGCTATTTTTGCTTTTACCTCGGTCTTTACTGCTTATAACAATTCAATTGAGGCAGCAATTGAGGATAGTCCCAAAACCGTCGTCGATGAGGTTTGGCAAATTGTTAATAATGAATTTGTCGATCGCGGGTTCAATCGGGTTGATTGGCGGCAACAGCGTCAAGAATTATTACGTAAAAACTATACGGATAATGCCGAAGCCTATCAAGCAATTCGTCACTCTCTAAAAAGTTTGGGCGATCCTTATACTCGCTTTCTCGATCCAGATGAGTTCGAGCAGTTGACCAGTCAAACTTCTGGAGAATTATCTGGAGTGGGTATTCGGCTGGCAATTGATGAAAGTAACAATCAGCTAGTTGTAGTCGAACCGTTGGTTGACTCTCCTGCTGCTGAAGCAGGAATTGAAAGCGGCGATCGCATTGTCAAGATTGACAATCGACCCACAGAGTTAATGAGTATCGAACAAGCATCCCAGGCAATTAAAGGCGAAGTGGGAACGGAAGTAAACCTGCAAATAGCCAGACAAGGAGAGCCAAACTTTGATGTAGTACTAGAAAGAGCGCAAATAGAACTACCCTCTGTAGATTACCGACTAGATAGCGAAAATGGTAATAAAGTTGGTTACATCAAGCTAGATGAGTTTAGCTCCCATGCTGCCGAACAAATGCAGCAAGCTATTGAAGAACTCAGCGAAAAACAGGCTTCTGGCTTTGTGTTAGATTTACGCGGCAATCCTGGCGGTTTATTGTTTTCTAGCGTCGAGATCGCGCGGATGTGGCTGGAAAAAGGCGAAATTGTTTCGACCATAGACCGTCAGGGAGGCAATCAAGAGTTTTCTGCTAATGGTAAAGCTCTTACCGATCTACCACTAGTTGTTTTAGTAGACGGCTATTCAGCTAGTGCCAGCGAAATTTTGGCAGGAGCTTTAAAAGAAAATCAGCGCGCTACTGTAGTCGGTACCAAAACTTATGGTAAAGGAACGGTACAGTCAGTACATTCGCTTTCCGATGGTTCGGGACTGGCTGTAACCATTGCTCGTTACTATCCTCCCAGCGGCATAGATATCAATCATAAAGGTATTGCACCAGATATTCAGGTCGATCTCACTATGGAAGAGCAAACTAATCTCAGCACCAATCCTACTTTGATTGGTACTAAGGACGATCCGCAGTACGCCAGAGCGATCTCTATTTTGCGTGACTATCTTTTTGAAAGCAGCGAAAGTCTACCTGCTGCCGTTACTAAATAGAGCGAGCAGTTTTATACTTACTAGAGTTTACGAGTTGATGGTAAATTTATAGTTTTTTTGGGCAGCTTAAGAAATAGATAGGTGTATATAATTACTTAAGCGAGCTAACTATGACGTTATCTAATTTAGAAACTCAAGTCGATTCCCAGTTGACGGCAGAAACGATTGAAGAAATTTCAATTATCATTGCAGCTAGAAATTTGACTCCTACCGTAATGAGTCTAGATTTTTTAAAGTTTGGCGGTATTGTTGCTAAAGATTGGGAGCTATCACAACAGCCAATTTTAAACCCCAATCTAGCTCAACTACACTTTAAAAATGGTATTAATATTACCGCTCAACCCCGTACGATTACTATCAGCGAATCTCTCAACGGTAAAAATATCGGTGAAATTCATGCTCCCCAAATAGCAGTTAGATACATCGAAAAATTACCACACGCGGAATATTTAGGATTGAGCTTTAGCCCAAAGATTTTAGTACCTTTTCCTAACTCTCCTCAAACACCCCGAAAATACATTACCGAGACTTTATTAAACTCTGGTGTTTGGAAAAATATCGGTCAATCTCCAGTACAGGCAGGAATTAACCTTATGTATTTGCTCGATCGCTGCCAGTTAACTATTAATGTAGCAGAGGCGAGGTTGCATCATGAGGAAATGCCGCGTTTGACCGCACTATTGTTTACTGGCAATTTTAATTACGATGTCAGCGAAACTAAAGAACTTTCTAAAGCCGAACGTATAACTGAGATCGCTAATAACTGGCAAGAAGATCTTGAAGCTTTTCGTGAAATGGTCAAGGATAAGTTTCTGGCAGCAACAAACGAAAATTTCGGACAACTGCCAGAAGAAAACATCTTTCCAGGAACAGTTCTGTAATTTTGTTGCCAAACAATTAAAATAGAAAGGTTGTCTTTTTACTTTTACCTCAAACAGATATGGCAGTTCCTAAGAAGAAAACTTCAAAATCAAAACGCGACAGTCGTAAGGCTCATTGGAAGCGCAAAGCAGCTTTTGAGGCGCAAAAAGCTCTTTCTTTGGGTAAATCGGTGTTGACGGGACGCTCTAATAGTTTTGTGTATCTTCAAAATGAAGATGACGAAGACGAAGAGGAGTAACCGCGAGCTAAAATCCTGGCGATCGCTATATTTGCGATCGCCACAAAGATAATATTTAGTTAAATTTACTTTAACCATTGGTTTTTATTTGTCTTTTTAGCAAGCTTCAGCCTATCATTGCTAAAGTTTAACCACTTAAATTGACTGAAGCTATGAACAATGCGCTAAGAGAACAAACCGTACTGATTATTACAGGAATGCACCGTTCGGGAACTTCTCTGACAGCATCTTTGCTGCAAAGCGCAGGAGTACATATTGGCGATCGCCTATTGGGAGAAGACGCGGGAAATAAACGGGGGCATTTTGAAGATTTAGATTTTGTCGAACTCCATCAAAACATCTTACAATCTCAAGGAATCAGTATCGCTGGCTGGACGAGAGAAACGAGTATTGTAGTTCAAGAGCAGTATCGAAATATCGCTCAAACTTTAGTTACAGCTAGACAACAGCATCAAATCTGGGGATGGAAAGACCCTAGAACTACTTTATTTTTAGATTTTTGGTCGAAATTAATTCCAGCAGCTAAATTTATTTTTGTCTATCGTTCGCCTTGGGAAGTAGTCGATTCTCTATTTCGTCGTGGTGACGTTATATTTAAAACCAATCCTAATTTTGCTGTTCAGCAATGGATTAACTACAATCGGACTGTTTTGGATTTTGGCGGTCGCTTTGGCGATCGGTGTTTGCTATTTGGAATTGAAGATATTATTAGTAATCCCAAATTTACAGTCGAACAAATTAATAAAAAATTTGGCTTAAATTTACCAGCACCACAAGATCTTTATGAAGAATCGTTATTACAAAATAATTCTATTGATTCTTATCGAGCAGCATTAATTAAACGATATTTTCCTCGAGCATTCGAGCTATATTTGGAATTACAAAAAAAAGCTCGGGACGAAGATTTACGCTTCGAGGGACTAAACGAAAGCCTTATAGATTCTACTTGCCAGTCTTGGATTTTACAAGACTGGTTAGATTTAAGCTGGCGATCGCGAGAATTAAAACAATCTCAGCAGAAGTTGAAGTCAAATGAAGCAGAATTAGCCCGACTTCAACAGCAGTTGCAACAAACGCAACAGCTATTACAATTAGCTAAAGAAGAATCAAATCGACTAAAGCAGCAGCAAGAACAATCTGTAACTGCATCTCCTCAATTTAAAGAGCAATTGCAGGTAGTTCAAAAGCAAAAACAGCAGCTACAGCAGTTAGTAGTAGCTATGGAAAGTAGTAAGTTTTGGCAGTTGAGAAAATGGTGGTTTGAAGCCAAACAAAAATTTAAAATTACTGGAGACGATATTGTCTATCAAAATTATTTAAATTCGCTCGTTAGAGATTCTCCCTTACCAATTGTAGAAGAATTACCAGTTACTACTGCTGCCAATAATATTCTCAACAACGAACGAAAATATCAAAAATGGTTTGAAAGATATTACCCCAAATCAGCCGACTTAAAACAGATCGCGCAAAAACTTTCTAAGTTATCCGATCGACCATTAATTAGCATTATCGTACCGATATACAATCCCGAAGCACATTTTTTGCGCGAAGCAATAGAATCGGTTTTGGCACAAGTGTATGGTAATTGGGAACTTTGTCTAGCTGATGACTGCTCGACTCAACCATACGTTCGCTCTATCTTAGAAAAGTATGCTCGAAAAGATAAACGCATTAAAGTAGTCTTTCGCGAATCAAACGGACATATCAGTCGTACCTCCAATTCAGCTTTAGAAATAGCTACTGGAGAATATATTGCCTTGCTCGATCACGACGACTTATTAGCACCACACGCTCTATCAGAAGTTGTATCGCTATTAAACCAATATCCAGAAGCAGATTTTATTTATTCCGACGAAGACAAAATAGACGAGAACAATATACACCGAGAGCCGTTTTTCAAACCAGATTGGTGTCCAGACTCGTTTTTGTCGCGAATGTATACCTGTCATTTGGGAGTTTATCGGCGATCGCTTGTAGAAGAAATTGGTGGATTCCGAGTTGGGTTTGAAGGCAGTCAAGACTACGATCTAGTATTGCGCCTGACAGAAAAAACCGACAATATCTTTCACATACCTAATATACTGTATCATTGGCGCATTCATTCGCGATCGGCTGCCGCTAATGTCAACGCCAAACCTTATGCTAGTGACGCAGCGCAAAAAGCTCTAGCAGAAGCAATAAACAGAAGAAGTGAACCAGGACGGATAATTGCCGAACCTAATTTTCCAGGAGTATATACAGTTCGCTACCGCATCACTAAACCCAAACTGGTCAGCATTATTATTCCTACCAAAGATTTAGCCCCAACACTTGATGTTTGCTTAAAATCTATTTTTGCTAAAACTACCTATCCTAACTACGAAGTTATAGTAATCGACAATGGTAGTGTCGAGTCTGCGACCAAAAAATGTTTTACCTATTGGCAGCAACAAGAACCAGCGCGATTTAAATGTTATTCCTATGATATTCCATTTAATTATTCACGAATCAACAACTACGGCGTAGAACGAGCTACAGGCGACTATTTACTTTTCCTCAATAACGATACAGAAGTTATTAGTGAAGACTGGTTAGAAGCGATGGTAGAACAGGCACAAAGACCCTCAATTGGCATGGTAGGTGCTTTACTACTCTATCCGGATAAAACTATACAACATGCGGGAGTAGTACTCGGTATTGGTGGAGTTGCAGGACATAGCCACAAAAATCTTCCCTACGGACATTCGGGATATATTTCGCAGGCAGTTTCGATAAATAATTATTCTGCGCTGACTGGTGCATGTTTGATGTGTCGGCGAGAAGTATTTTCTCAAATCCAAGGATTTGAAACCAATTTAGCCGTAGCTTTTAATGATGTCGATATTTGTTTGAAAGCGATCGCGCGTGGTTATTATAATGTCTATCTTCCTCATGTAGTCTTGTATCATTACGAATCTAAAAGTCGAGGTTATGATAATACTCGCGAAAAACAAGCAAGAGCAGCGAAAGAAGTTGAGTATATGAAGCAAAAGTGGCAGCATTTTTTCGACCACGATCCTTGTTATAGTCCTCATCTTACTAAAAAAATTGAAGACTATAGTATTAATATTTAGCTACAAATTTATTTGTTTTTTATAGCTAATAGAAAAACTTTTAGATAATTAACAGTGCTTTTTTTGCTGTTATATATTACATTTCATTCATATGAATTTGCAAAACAGACGTATTTTAGTTGACGGCTATAATTTAGAATTACCTAAAGGAACTGGGATTAAAACTTATGGAATTAGTTTGGTTAGAGCTTTACAAAAACTAAATGCTAAAGTGGATATTCTTTACAGTATCCCATTCCACAAGCAAGGTTTAACTAAGATAAATGTTGAAAAGATGTTTTTTGAGCCTACTTTGGAAAGCGATTTAAAATATTTAAACTACTATATAAGCTATTTTTTAAGGACGCTATTCAATACCTCTGTTACCGCCAAGCAGTTGTCGCTTACAGATACCTTATTGTGCGAACGACAAAATAATTTTAATAGCAAGTCTTTCGAGCGTAAAAATATTTTACATCTTCCCTTATGCTATCGATTAGCCAATCAAAGTTTTAAGAAATTTTCTTTACAATTAAAAATAGCTCCTACCAAAAAAATTGATGTATGGCACGCTACATATCCCCTGCCAATTGAGATCGTTGGAGCAAAAAAAATCACGACAATTCACGATTTAATACCCTTACGGCTGCCTTCTACCACTCTTGATAATAAAAAGTTTTATTATCGACTAGTTAAATCTGCTATAGATACTTCCGAGTTGATTATTACTATTTCAGAAAATACCAAACAGGATTTAATCGAAATATATAAATGTCCCGAAAACAAAATTGCAGTAACTTATCAGCCAGTAGCGATCGAGCGCGGTCATAAAACAGAAGTAGAAGTAATAAACTATCTTCAGACACACAATCTTCAAGCTAATAACTATATTTTATTTGTTGGGGCGATCGAACCAAAAAAAAATTTAGGACGAGCGATCGATGCCTATAAGCAGTCTTCAACTACTATGCCTTTAGTAGTCGTAGGCAAAAAAGGCTGGCTGTGGCAGCAGGATTTAGCTAAGTTAGACTCTTTGCCAAAATCTCAAACAGACAATATCTCTAAATGGGCATTAGTGTTAGATTTTGTATCTGATGAAGACTTGGAATATTTATATCGAGGTGCTTACTGTCTGGTCTTTCCTTCTCTTTATGAAGGCTTTGGTTTACCAGTGTTAGAAGCGATGAGTTTTGGCTGTCCGATAATTACTTCCAATACATCTTCGCTACCAGAAATTTGTCAGGATGCTGCTTTATATGTCAACCCCTACAGTACGGATGATATTGCTAACAAACTAGAACGTTTGACTCAAGATACTGCTTTGCGTACTCATTTGTCCCATACTGGCAAAATAAGAGCCAAATTTTTTAGTAGGGAAAATTATTTGACAAGATTATCGTCTGCCTATCAAAAACTTTTTATTTAAGTAGATTTAGCCATGCCGTTGCTGATGCCATCGCCAAGCATCGCCAATAATTTTATTTAGATCGGCGTATTGAGGATTCCAACCTAATATTCGACGAACTTTATCGCTACTGCCAACCAAAATAGGAGCATCTCCAGAACGGCGGTCGGTTATTTCGGCAGGAATATCTTTACCCGTGACTTGTCTGGCGGTTTCAATTACTGCTTTTACCGAAAAACCATTGCCGTTACCCAAATTAAATACTTGTGATTCACCACCAGACAATAAATACTCCAAACCCAAAACATGAGCGTCGGCTAAATCGCTAACGTGAATGTAGTCTCGTACTGCCGTACCGTCTGGGGTATCGTAATCCGTACCAAAAATGTAAAGCGTTTTTCTCTTACCCAAAGCCGTTAATAAAGCTAAGGGTATGAGATGGGTTTCTGGTGCGTGGTCTTCTCCTAAAGTGCCGCTAGGGTCTGCCCCCGAAGCATTAAAATAACGAAAAGCAACCGATTTTAAACCTCTAGCAATATCGAAATCGCTTAAAATTCGCTCTACCATATCTTTACTCGCTGCATAGGGGCTGAGTGGGCTATGAGGATGAGCTTCGGTCATGGGAATTTCTTGCGGCATACCATAAACGGCACAGGTAGAAGAAAATACAAATTTATCGATCCCATGTGCTAGCATTGCTTCTAGCAAAGTCAGGGTACTAGAAACATTATTACGATAGTATTTACCTGGTTCTTTAACCGATTCGCCGACGGCAATATAGGCAGCAAAGTGCATTACTGCTGCAATATTATGAGTAGTAAAAAGTTTGTCTAATAAGGCGCGATCGCTAGTATCTCCAATTACTAAATCTACTTCTACTACCTGTTCGATTAATTCTCGATGCCCGTAAGATAAATTGTCGAGGACGATAACTCGATAACCTGCTTTTTTGAGTGCGAGTGAGGCATGAGAACCAATATAGCCCGCTCCTCCAGTAACTAAAATAGTGGGTTGTTCTGTTGACACTGGTATTTTTAAAATAAACGCTATCTACCATTTGACCGATTTGTGTCTAATATAAACGACTGAGAACATAATCGGTAAGTTCTTTTAGAGCTTGAGTAGATTCAGATGGAGATAGACAGCTTAAATTGTCAGCAGCAAGATGAGCATAATGAGCAGCTAGTTCGCGAGATTTTTTAATTCCGTCACTGGCTTCAATTATTTCTAAGGCTCGTTCGAGATCGTTGACTTCTGAAAATTCTCGTTCGACCAGTATTTTTAACTGAGGATTTTGTTCTAAAGCATAAAGCACGGGAACGGTTAAAATACCGCTTGCTAAATCTGAGGTTGCTGGCTTGCCTAATACCTCAGTGGCAGTCGTGAAGTCTAAAATATCATCGACAATTTGAAAAGCTAATCCCAGATAGCGACCATAATCATAGAGGCGATCGCAAATTTCTGGCTCTACTTCGCTTAATATTGCTGCTGCTTTAGCACTATTAGCTATAAGAGAGGCTGCTTTGTAATAGCTTTTTTCAAGATAGCGATCGATTGATAAGTTGACATCAAAACGGTTTAAGTCCTGTAAAATTTCTCCTTCGGCAAAGTCTTTGATTACTTCTGACAGCAGTTTAACTACCTGTAAATTGTCGAGATTGGCTAAATACCAAGAAGATTGAGCGAATAAAAAGTCACCTGCTAATACGGCAATACGATTGTTAAAAAGACTGTGAACTGTAGCCACATTACGGCGCAAGTCAGCTTCATCTACTACATCATCGTGTACCAAACTAGCAGTATGAATCATTTCAGTAATTTCTGCTAAACGACGATGTCTGTGTGTTAGACCTCCATTACTCATTGTCGAGCGAGACACCAAAAACACAATTGCGGGTCGAATTCGCTTGCCACCTGCCGAAAATAGATGTTCGGCAGCCGCCCCCAAAATTGGATGACGTGCGCCAATAAGCTGTTTTAAATTGTCGGTTAGAATCTGTAAGTCGCGCTCTACAGGAGCTAATAACGAACTAGTTGAAAATGTCATTGTTAAGCCAAATCTGGCAGATGTTTAATTTAAGAAAGTTTACATATTATTGTACTTATTTTAAGTAAACCTAACTGTAAAGCCAACTGTCAACTACTGTTAAAGACTCGATTAAGAGGGATGTTAAGCTTGATTTCAGTAAAGTGCTAATGCCGACTCTTGTGTTATTCTAAGATGTAGAAGTTTTAAGAGAACTAATACGATCGAAGCCCAATCCAATTTGTGCCGATAAAATCTTGATTTTATCTTAAGTAAACCATACAATACTTAATGGTTTTAGTAGATTTAAAGGCACGGCTCGATAAGCAAATAGTAAAATACTTGAGGTTCAGAAATTATAAGTAGCTCTTTTGAGCCAAGATAATTTTTGTATTGAGTCTGATGTTTTTTAAGTGCTCGATTTTTTGAAAGCCTTAACTGGCTAAATCAGAGCGCAGCAAGTGCAAGTATCGAT harbors:
- a CDS encoding phosphodiester glycosidase family protein — protein: MNYRKQLFILAIALGIFLSFSIDSLSQSKLPTSTAIHYDVYERSQQTIHAVTIPHDSNYRLVPSVVGELQGIKEFAEKYNAIAAINGGYFDPVNYKTTSYIVRDGKLVSDPRTNERLIDNPDLQPYLGKILNRVELRQYLCQEEVNYDIVLHSVPVPDNCTLKAALGGGPGLLPQDTSVAEGFIAYQDKEIIRDAIGSNSLNARSAVGITPEGDLILVMVAQQSQLPSNSGMSLPDLADFMSTLGVTKAMNLDGGSSSALYYDGQTFYGKVDSEGNRVERQIKSVLLIY
- a CDS encoding winged helix-turn-helix transcriptional regulator, producing MIAIKIISPTPGPNTTEQILEIIQAHSTGITIKQISDRVQRPISMIQVCLKNLISAKQIYARQNKMGVGSIYYPRQQK
- the recA gene encoding recombinase RecA is translated as MATSVNISSNPDKEKALNLVLKQIERNFGKGAIMRLGDAAQMRVETIPSGALTLDVALGGGLPRGRVIEIYGPESSGKTTLALHAIAETQKQGGVAAFVDAEHALDPTYSAALGVDIENLLVAQPDNGESALEIVDQLVRSAAVDLVVVDSVAALTPRAEIEGEMGDTQVGLQARLMSKALRKIAGNIGKSGSTVIFLNQLRQKIGISYGNPEVTTGGTALKFYASVRLDIRRIQTLKKGSEGEYGIRAKVKVAKNKVAPPFRIAEFDIIFGQGISRLGCLLDLAEDADVVVRKGAWYSYDGENIGQGRDNTVKYLIENEELANTIEQQVKEKLAMGVAVSANSVAEINRDSEEE
- a CDS encoding NUDIX hydrolase; this encodes MNYYSANNYKAIAAPISVAMAILYQNGKFLMQLRDNIPNIYYPGVWGLFGGHLEPEEAPNVGLKRELLEEINYSAERLKEFRCYQDSKIVRHIFHAPLSVDLSSLELNEGWDLDLVSIEDIRRGRCYSKRARQEKALGSIHQKILLDFLFEFKKDTSIFFS
- the ctpB gene encoding carboxyl-terminal processing protease CtpB yields the protein MNHFANRFNLSKKLRFRNCKASSLRLLAIFAFTSVFTAYNNSIEAAIEDSPKTVVDEVWQIVNNEFVDRGFNRVDWRQQRQELLRKNYTDNAEAYQAIRHSLKSLGDPYTRFLDPDEFEQLTSQTSGELSGVGIRLAIDESNNQLVVVEPLVDSPAAEAGIESGDRIVKIDNRPTELMSIEQASQAIKGEVGTEVNLQIARQGEPNFDVVLERAQIELPSVDYRLDSENGNKVGYIKLDEFSSHAAEQMQQAIEELSEKQASGFVLDLRGNPGGLLFSSVEIARMWLEKGEIVSTIDRQGGNQEFSANGKALTDLPLVVLVDGYSASASEILAGALKENQRATVVGTKTYGKGTVQSVHSLSDGSGLAVTIARYYPPSGIDINHKGIAPDIQVDLTMEEQTNLSTNPTLIGTKDDPQYARAISILRDYLFESSESLPAAVTK
- the rpmF gene encoding 50S ribosomal protein L32: MAVPKKKTSKSKRDSRKAHWKRKAAFEAQKALSLGKSVLTGRSNSFVYLQNEDDEDEEE
- a CDS encoding glycosyltransferase, which gives rise to MNNALREQTVLIITGMHRSGTSLTASLLQSAGVHIGDRLLGEDAGNKRGHFEDLDFVELHQNILQSQGISIAGWTRETSIVVQEQYRNIAQTLVTARQQHQIWGWKDPRTTLFLDFWSKLIPAAKFIFVYRSPWEVVDSLFRRGDVIFKTNPNFAVQQWINYNRTVLDFGGRFGDRCLLFGIEDIISNPKFTVEQINKKFGLNLPAPQDLYEESLLQNNSIDSYRAALIKRYFPRAFELYLELQKKARDEDLRFEGLNESLIDSTCQSWILQDWLDLSWRSRELKQSQQKLKSNEAELARLQQQLQQTQQLLQLAKEESNRLKQQQEQSVTASPQFKEQLQVVQKQKQQLQQLVVAMESSKFWQLRKWWFEAKQKFKITGDDIVYQNYLNSLVRDSPLPIVEELPVTTAANNILNNERKYQKWFERYYPKSADLKQIAQKLSKLSDRPLISIIVPIYNPEAHFLREAIESVLAQVYGNWELCLADDCSTQPYVRSILEKYARKDKRIKVVFRESNGHISRTSNSALEIATGEYIALLDHDDLLAPHALSEVVSLLNQYPEADFIYSDEDKIDENNIHREPFFKPDWCPDSFLSRMYTCHLGVYRRSLVEEIGGFRVGFEGSQDYDLVLRLTEKTDNIFHIPNILYHWRIHSRSAAANVNAKPYASDAAQKALAEAINRRSEPGRIIAEPNFPGVYTVRYRITKPKLVSIIIPTKDLAPTLDVCLKSIFAKTTYPNYEVIVIDNGSVESATKKCFTYWQQQEPARFKCYSYDIPFNYSRINNYGVERATGDYLLFLNNDTEVISEDWLEAMVEQAQRPSIGMVGALLLYPDKTIQHAGVVLGIGGVAGHSHKNLPYGHSGYISQAVSINNYSALTGACLMCRREVFSQIQGFETNLAVAFNDVDICLKAIARGYYNVYLPHVVLYHYESKSRGYDNTREKQARAAKEVEYMKQKWQHFFDHDPCYSPHLTKKIEDYSINI